Proteins encoded by one window of Geobacter sp. DSM 9736:
- a CDS encoding chemotaxis protein CheW — MAVTEVAAAHQYLTFRLDEEVFALEIGRVREVMDFTTVTRVPQCPDYMRGVINLRGNVVPVIDLRCKFGMADAEKTVNTCIIIVEMQLGGESLVLGAMADSVQEVIDLQPEEVEPAPRIGTRLDTDFITGMGKHSDGFIIILDIDRCFSDIDLAGLSPESAEMAVNG, encoded by the coding sequence ATGGCGGTTACGGAGGTTGCGGCAGCACATCAGTATCTTACCTTCAGGCTGGATGAGGAGGTTTTCGCCCTTGAGATCGGCAGGGTCCGTGAAGTGATGGATTTTACGACCGTAACCAGGGTACCGCAATGCCCCGATTACATGCGGGGCGTCATCAACCTGAGGGGGAACGTGGTTCCCGTCATCGACCTGCGTTGCAAGTTCGGGATGGCCGATGCGGAGAAGACCGTCAACACCTGCATAATCATCGTGGAGATGCAACTCGGAGGGGAATCGCTGGTCCTGGGGGCGATGGCCGATTCGGTCCAGGAGGTGATAGACCTGCAGCCGGAAGAGGTGGAGCCTGCCCCCCGGATTGGTACGAGGCTCGACACTGACTTCATCACCGGGATGGGAAAACACAGCGACGGCTTCATCATCATTCTCGACATCGACCGCTGTTTCTCAGACATTGACCTGGCCGGGCTGTCGCCGGAATCCGCTGAAATGGCGGTAAACGGCTGA
- a CDS encoding methyl-accepting chemotaxis protein translates to MKWFYNMKIGNKLLAGFGLVALIAGVIGVVGVTYLKRLDQSYSILIERNALPLGPMGKASVAFQRTRVNLRDTIFAANQEEARQRIATIKELDKLIEEDLAKFEKSVAAAEVRKEFDKLRKSISTYDPVRQKMLDLALQGERDQALLIMKGEARQLAKEIDDSFAALLDMKLSQAVAASDESSVTMKRTVATMWGVLFVGVLVAIGLGVAIARMIATPIRQAVDVSARLSEGDLTVEIEVPSKDETGQLLQAMKGMVEKLRGVVTDVKGAADNVASGSQELSSGAEEMSQGATEQAASAEEASSSMEEMSSNIKQNADNAHQTERMAMKSAEDAREGGKAVSETVHAMKDIAGKITIIEEIARQTNLLALNAAIEAARAGEHGKGFAVVASEVRKLAERSQKAAAEISELSANSVEVAETAGELLAKMVPDIQKTAELVQEISAASREQDTGADQINKAIQQLDQVIQQNASAAEEMASTAEELASQAERLQSTIAFFRLDERSGGRAAVKPVRKPASPASRPLPKAGHVQVKRREVQVQQVANGDGISFDMDQDKTDAMFEKF, encoded by the coding sequence AGGCCTCTGTCGCCTTTCAGCGCACCCGGGTCAATCTGCGTGACACCATCTTCGCGGCAAACCAGGAGGAGGCGCGGCAACGGATCGCCACGATCAAGGAGCTGGACAAGCTGATTGAGGAAGATCTTGCTAAATTCGAGAAATCGGTTGCGGCAGCAGAGGTCCGGAAGGAATTCGACAAGCTACGCAAGAGTATCAGTACATATGATCCGGTACGGCAGAAGATGCTCGACCTGGCGCTCCAGGGGGAGCGGGACCAGGCACTCCTCATCATGAAGGGCGAAGCGCGGCAGCTGGCGAAGGAGATTGATGATTCTTTCGCGGCTCTGCTGGACATGAAGCTTTCACAGGCAGTAGCGGCATCGGATGAAAGTTCGGTTACGATGAAGCGGACTGTAGCGACGATGTGGGGGGTTCTGTTCGTAGGGGTGCTGGTAGCCATAGGACTGGGCGTAGCCATCGCACGGATGATCGCAACACCGATACGGCAGGCTGTAGATGTTTCGGCCCGGTTGTCGGAGGGGGACCTGACGGTAGAGATCGAGGTGCCTTCAAAGGATGAGACAGGACAGCTTCTGCAGGCTATGAAGGGGATGGTTGAAAAGCTCCGCGGGGTCGTAACGGATGTAAAGGGGGCGGCCGACAATGTCGCCTCGGGGAGTCAGGAGCTCTCCTCCGGCGCCGAGGAGATGTCTCAGGGGGCGACCGAGCAGGCTGCATCGGCGGAGGAAGCGTCTTCATCCATGGAGGAGATGTCCTCCAACATCAAGCAGAACGCAGACAATGCTCACCAGACGGAGCGGATGGCGATGAAGTCGGCGGAAGACGCCAGGGAGGGTGGGAAAGCCGTATCGGAAACCGTCCATGCAATGAAGGATATTGCCGGAAAAATAACGATCATTGAGGAAATAGCCCGGCAGACGAATCTGCTCGCCCTGAATGCCGCCATCGAAGCCGCACGGGCCGGGGAGCACGGAAAGGGATTCGCGGTGGTCGCTTCCGAGGTGAGGAAGCTTGCCGAGCGGAGCCAGAAGGCCGCCGCCGAGATAAGCGAGCTTTCCGCAAATTCGGTGGAGGTGGCGGAGACGGCGGGGGAACTCCTCGCCAAGATGGTGCCGGACATACAGAAGACCGCGGAGCTGGTCCAGGAGATCAGCGCAGCGAGCCGGGAGCAGGACACCGGGGCGGACCAGATCAACAAGGCGATACAGCAGCTCGACCAGGTAATCCAGCAGAACGCTTCCGCCGCCGAGGAGATGGCCTCCACCGCCGAAGAACTTGCCTCCCAGGCGGAGCGGCTCCAGAGCACAATCGCCTTTTTCAGGCTGGATGAGCGCTCCGGAGGGCGAGCGGCGGTCAAGCCCGTACGTAAGCCGGCATCCCCCGCTTCCCGCCCCCTGCCAAAAGCAGGGCATGTCCAGGTTAAAAGGCGGGAGGTCCAGGTGCAGCAGGTCGCCAACGGCGACGGCATCAGTTTCGATATGGATCAGGACAAGACGGACGCCATGTTCGAGAAATTCTAA